In one Mycobacteroides chelonae genomic region, the following are encoded:
- a CDS encoding NfeD family protein: MPIVWLVAGILLAAAELMTGDMFLLMLGGSALVTAGAGWVFDMPLWAEGLVFVISAVILLVGVRPALRKRLTAGPILHTNVKALEGKSAIVIEPVDDVHGLVRLGGEMWSARSLEKSGRFEQGETVTVVQIDGATAVVEKI; encoded by the coding sequence ATGCCGATTGTGTGGCTTGTCGCAGGCATCCTGCTTGCGGCCGCCGAGCTGATGACAGGGGACATGTTCCTGTTGATGCTCGGCGGTTCGGCCCTGGTCACGGCCGGTGCGGGCTGGGTGTTTGACATGCCGCTGTGGGCCGAGGGCCTGGTCTTCGTCATCAGTGCGGTCATTCTGCTGGTCGGCGTGCGGCCTGCTCTGCGTAAGCGGCTGACGGCAGGCCCGATTCTGCACACCAACGTCAAGGCGTTGGAGGGTAAGAGCGCCATTGTGATTGAACCGGTCGATGACGTCCATGGGCTGGTCCGGCTCGGTGGCGAGATGTGGTCCGCGCGCAGCCTGGAGAAGTCTGGCCGATTCGAGCAGGGTGAGACGGTGACGGTTGTTCAAATCGACGGCGCAACGGCGGTTGTCGAGAAGATCTAG
- a CDS encoding DUF58 domain-containing protein, with product MSTPSPGSARPVDIPSLRRGEIRDPQLSAALRTLELKIRRKLDGVLHGNHLGLIPGPGSEPGESRLYQPGDDVRRMDWSVTARTTSPHVRQMIADRELETWLVVDMSASLDFGTTNCEKRDLAVAAAAAIIFLNSGGGNRLGALIANGDKIVRLPARSGRAHEQDILRSIATMPKAPQGVRGDLSLAIDALRRPERRRGMAVVISDFLGPINWMRPLRAIGARHEVLGIEVLDPRDMELPDVGEVLLQDAETGITKEYRIDENLRRDFAQAAARHHEEVARTLRRCGAPLLSLRTDRDWINDIVRFVSQQRRGAVAGTGAGAR from the coding sequence GTGAGCACACCCAGTCCGGGCAGCGCCCGGCCGGTAGACATCCCGTCCCTGCGTCGGGGTGAGATCCGTGATCCGCAGCTCTCGGCAGCGCTGCGGACCTTGGAACTGAAGATCCGCCGCAAGCTTGACGGGGTGCTGCACGGCAACCACCTCGGGCTGATTCCCGGTCCCGGATCGGAGCCGGGGGAGTCCAGGCTCTATCAGCCCGGTGACGACGTGCGCCGGATGGATTGGTCGGTGACCGCGCGAACCACGAGCCCGCACGTACGCCAGATGATCGCGGACCGCGAGCTGGAGACCTGGCTGGTGGTCGACATGTCGGCAAGCCTGGATTTCGGGACGACCAACTGTGAGAAGCGCGATCTCGCGGTCGCGGCAGCGGCCGCCATCATCTTCCTGAACAGCGGTGGCGGAAATCGGCTGGGCGCGCTGATCGCCAACGGGGACAAGATCGTTCGGCTACCGGCGCGGTCCGGACGTGCCCACGAGCAGGACATCCTGCGCAGCATCGCCACCATGCCGAAGGCGCCACAGGGTGTCCGCGGCGATCTGTCACTGGCGATCGACGCACTGCGGCGCCCGGAGCGCCGCCGCGGCATGGCGGTCGTCATCAGCGACTTCCTGGGCCCCATCAACTGGATGCGGCCGCTGCGCGCCATCGGGGCCCGGCACGAGGTGTTGGGCATCGAGGTGCTGGACCCGCGCGACATGGAACTTCCGGATGTCGGTGAGGTGCTCCTGCAGGACGCCGAGACCGGCATCACCAAGGAGTATCGGATTGACGAGAACCTGCGCCGGGATTTCGCTCAGGCGGCGGCAAGGCATCATGAAGAGGTGGCACGCACATTGCGTCGTTGCGGTGCACCGCTTTTGAGTCTGCGGACCGACCGTGACTGGATCAACGACATCGTGAGATTCGTCTCTCAACAGCGCCGCGGTGCGGTCGCCGGGACAGGAGCGGGGGCTCGATGA
- a CDS encoding Nramp family divalent metal transporter codes for MSDKGMVDATLGNSENFVAGRPGVATVQPKSAVLDSAHLGDIEGAFGKISVSDPGQARTFKTRMATMAAILGPGIIVMVGDNDAGGVATYAQAGQSYGYSLLWVLLLLIPVLIVNQEMVVRLGAVTGVGHARLINERFGRGWGWFSVGDLFILNFLTLVTEFIGVALASEYLGVPKYYTVPVAAIALILIMATGSFRRWERAMFVFIVITLLQIPMFLMSDPQWGRAAHDFVVPGIEGGISSGAVLLIIAMVGTTVAPWQLFFQQSNIVDKRITSRFIGYERADTVIGSLVVVIGAAALLMTADYAARVTGNSGPDKWGDGGDAGLIAGWLGQAQPLLGKIFAIVLLDASIIGAAAVTLATSYAFGDTFGLKHSLHRSFKDAKPFYLSYTVMVGVGAAIVLIPHAPLGLMTTAVQALAGLLLPSASVFLLLLCNDKAVLGPWVNKAWLNIVAGLIVGVLLFLSGILMATTLFPDLDVVQVAGDLGVGVAVLGVLIGVGLWWASGRHGVDPAVVVMNKALEGVDARTWRMPPLALLEPVTWSPATKLGMLALRGYLVVGAILLVVKAIQLAHGS; via the coding sequence ATGAGCGACAAGGGAATGGTCGACGCGACGTTGGGAAACTCGGAGAACTTCGTGGCGGGGAGACCCGGAGTCGCCACGGTGCAGCCGAAGAGCGCGGTGCTTGACTCAGCGCATCTGGGCGACATCGAGGGCGCTTTCGGCAAGATCAGTGTGAGTGATCCAGGCCAGGCGCGGACCTTCAAGACCCGGATGGCCACCATGGCTGCGATCCTGGGGCCGGGCATCATCGTCATGGTCGGCGACAACGACGCCGGCGGTGTGGCGACGTACGCCCAGGCCGGTCAGAGTTATGGATACAGCTTGTTGTGGGTGCTTCTGCTGCTCATCCCGGTTCTCATCGTCAACCAAGAGATGGTGGTTCGGCTCGGCGCGGTGACCGGAGTCGGACACGCGAGGTTGATCAACGAACGGTTCGGCCGTGGTTGGGGCTGGTTCTCCGTGGGGGACTTGTTCATCCTGAACTTTCTGACCCTCGTTACTGAATTCATCGGTGTGGCACTGGCCTCCGAGTACCTGGGAGTGCCCAAGTACTACACAGTGCCCGTTGCCGCGATCGCGCTGATTCTCATCATGGCCACCGGGAGCTTCCGCCGTTGGGAGCGCGCCATGTTCGTGTTCATTGTGATCACGCTGCTGCAGATCCCCATGTTCTTGATGTCGGATCCGCAGTGGGGAAGGGCAGCACACGATTTCGTGGTGCCAGGAATCGAAGGCGGAATCAGTTCGGGTGCGGTACTGCTGATCATCGCCATGGTGGGCACCACCGTGGCGCCATGGCAGCTGTTCTTCCAGCAGTCGAACATCGTGGACAAGCGCATCACTTCGCGGTTCATCGGATATGAACGTGCTGACACCGTTATCGGCTCACTCGTGGTGGTGATAGGTGCGGCCGCGTTGCTGATGACGGCCGACTACGCAGCCCGCGTCACCGGGAACTCGGGCCCGGACAAATGGGGCGACGGTGGCGACGCGGGACTGATCGCGGGCTGGTTGGGACAGGCTCAGCCATTGCTGGGCAAGATCTTTGCCATCGTCCTGCTGGATGCGTCGATCATCGGCGCGGCGGCGGTCACCCTGGCGACCAGTTACGCGTTCGGCGACACCTTCGGGCTCAAGCACTCACTGCACCGGAGCTTCAAGGACGCCAAGCCGTTCTACTTGTCCTACACCGTGATGGTCGGAGTGGGGGCCGCCATCGTGCTGATCCCGCACGCCCCGCTCGGGCTGATGACCACCGCGGTGCAAGCCCTGGCCGGCCTGCTGCTGCCCAGTGCGAGCGTGTTCCTGTTGTTGTTGTGCAATGACAAGGCGGTGCTGGGTCCGTGGGTCAACAAGGCGTGGCTCAACATCGTGGCTGGGCTCATCGTCGGTGTGCTGCTGTTCCTTTCCGGCATCTTGATGGCCACCACCCTTTTCCCGGACCTGGACGTCGTGCAGGTTGCCGGTGACCTCGGGGTAGGAGTCGCGGTCCTCGGGGTGCTGATTGGGGTTGGTCTGTGGTGGGCCTCGGGTAGGCACGGCGTCGATCCGGCGGTGGTAGTGATGAACAAGGCCCTCGAAGGCGTGGACGCCCGGACCTGGCGTATGCCTCCGCTGGCCCTACTGGAACCGGTCACGTGGAGTCCGGCGACGAAGCTGGGCATGCTCGCCCTTCGGGGATACCTGGTTGTCGGTGCCATCCTGTTGGTGGTGAAGGCAATTCAACTTGCGCACGGAAGTTGA
- a CDS encoding SPFH domain-containing protein — protein MGVAAGAFVLIVLIILGVTIVLKSVALVPQAEAAVIERLGRYSKTVSGQLTILVPFVDRIRAKVDLRERVVSFPPQPVITEDNLTVNIDTVVYFQVTNPQAAVYEISNYIVGVEQLTTTTLRNVVGGMTLEQTLTSRDQINGQLRGVLDEATGRWGLRVARVELRSIDPPPSVQESMEKQMKADREKRAMILSAEGARQAAILSAEGQKQAQILAAEGSRQSAILAAEGERQSRILRAEGERAAQYLQAQGQAKAIEKVFAAVKSGKPTPELLAYQYLQTLPKMAQGEANKVWLIPSDFGSALQGFTKLLGAPGSDGVFRYEPSPADESTERPEDDATEVAGWFETKTTPEVAAAVAAAQSAAQEIGAADPAIDPANRHGLPGA, from the coding sequence ATGGGAGTAGCTGCCGGAGCCTTTGTGCTCATCGTCTTGATCATCCTGGGCGTCACTATCGTGCTGAAGTCCGTGGCACTCGTCCCGCAGGCAGAAGCAGCGGTGATCGAGCGCCTGGGGCGGTATTCGAAGACCGTGAGCGGGCAGTTGACCATTCTGGTGCCGTTCGTCGATCGCATCCGGGCGAAGGTTGATCTGCGTGAGCGGGTGGTGTCCTTCCCGCCCCAACCGGTGATCACCGAGGACAACCTGACGGTGAACATCGACACCGTTGTTTACTTCCAGGTCACCAACCCGCAGGCCGCGGTGTACGAGATCAGCAACTACATCGTCGGTGTGGAACAGCTCACCACCACCACGCTGCGCAATGTGGTCGGTGGCATGACGCTGGAGCAGACGCTGACCTCACGCGATCAGATCAACGGCCAGCTGCGTGGCGTGCTCGACGAGGCCACCGGACGCTGGGGCCTGCGCGTCGCACGCGTCGAGTTGCGATCCATCGACCCGCCGCCTTCGGTGCAGGAGTCGATGGAAAAGCAGATGAAGGCCGACCGCGAGAAGCGCGCCATGATCCTGTCGGCCGAAGGTGCCAGGCAGGCCGCGATTCTGTCGGCGGAGGGGCAGAAGCAGGCCCAGATCCTTGCCGCCGAAGGCTCGCGCCAGTCGGCCATCCTGGCCGCTGAGGGTGAACGCCAATCCCGCATCCTGCGTGCCGAGGGCGAGCGTGCCGCTCAGTATCTGCAAGCCCAGGGCCAGGCCAAGGCCATCGAAAAGGTTTTTGCCGCAGTGAAATCCGGTAAGCCCACTCCGGAGTTGTTGGCATACCAGTACTTACAGACATTGCCGAAGATGGCTCAGGGTGAAGCCAACAAGGTGTGGCTCATTCCCAGTGACTTCGGTTCGGCATTACAGGGATTCACCAAACTGCTGGGTGCTCCCGGCAGCGACGGAGTGTTCCGCTACGAGCCTTCCCCGGCCGATGAGTCGACCGAGCGCCCCGAGGATGACGCCACCGAGGTCGCCGGATGGTTCGAGACAAAGACCACTCCGGAAGTCGCTGCGGCAGTTGCCGCGGCGCAATCCGCGGCCCAGGAAATCGGGGCAGCGGACCCCGCGATCGATCCCGCCAACCGTCACGGACTGCCGGGGGCGTGA
- the fabG1 gene encoding 3-oxoacyl-ACP reductase FabG1 — MSDALGASVARPDFVSRSVLVTGGNRGIGLAIAQRLAADGHKVAVTHRGSGVPEGLFGVECDVTDNDAVDRAFKEVEEHQGPVEVLVSNAGIAQDAFLMRMTEEKFEKVINANLTGAFRVAQRASRTMQRKRFGRMIFIGSVSGTWGIGNQANYAASKAGVIGLARSIARELSKAGVTANVVAPGFIDTEMTRALDERVQEGALEFIPAKRVGTAAEVAGVVSFLASEDASYISGAVIPVDGGMGMGH; from the coding sequence ATGTCTGATGCTCTCGGCGCTAGCGTCGCCCGTCCCGACTTTGTCTCTCGTTCTGTGCTGGTTACCGGTGGCAACCGGGGTATCGGACTTGCGATCGCGCAACGTCTTGCCGCTGACGGGCACAAGGTGGCGGTGACCCATCGTGGATCCGGGGTGCCGGAGGGCTTGTTCGGGGTGGAGTGCGATGTCACCGACAACGACGCCGTCGACCGGGCTTTCAAAGAGGTCGAGGAGCACCAGGGGCCTGTCGAGGTGCTGGTATCCAACGCGGGCATTGCGCAGGACGCATTTTTGATGCGCATGACCGAGGAGAAGTTCGAGAAGGTCATCAACGCCAACCTGACCGGAGCGTTCCGGGTGGCCCAGCGGGCGTCGCGCACGATGCAGCGCAAGCGCTTCGGCCGGATGATCTTCATCGGTTCGGTTTCCGGCACGTGGGGAATCGGTAACCAGGCCAACTACGCGGCCTCCAAGGCCGGTGTCATCGGCTTGGCGCGCTCGATCGCTCGGGAGCTCTCCAAGGCGGGCGTCACCGCCAACGTGGTCGCCCCTGGTTTCATCGACACCGAGATGACGCGCGCGCTCGACGAAAGGGTCCAGGAGGGCGCACTGGAATTCATCCCGGCGAAGCGAGTGGGCACTGCCGCTGAGGTCGCCGGGGTGGTCAGCTTCCTGGCGTCCGAGGATGCCAGTTACATCTCCGGTGCAGTCATCCCGGTTGATGGCGGCATGGGCATGGGCCATTAG
- a CDS encoding ferrochelatase: protein MLFDAVLLLSFGGPEGPQEVRPFLENVTRGRGVPPERLDEVAEHYYHFGGVSPINGINRALIAEISRQLELSGRPLPVFFGNRNWHPMVEETVADMRDKGVRRAAVFTTSAWGGYSGCTQYVEDIARARAAVGDGAPELVKLRQYFDHPALVQLYAEGVTAAVSGMREAPRLVFTAHSIPIAADQRHGPDLYSRQVRYLAELVAEAAGYQDYDVVWQSRSGPPQVPWLEPDIVDHLAALKDRGIRSVVVSPIGFVSDHLEVVWDLDNEAREYAAEHDIEFVRAATPGADERFARMAVDLIAEVADGTPPRRVAGANPVPGCGFSVNGAPCSPLHCGRQDV from the coding sequence ATGCTTTTTGACGCGGTGCTTCTGCTGTCCTTCGGGGGGCCTGAGGGGCCGCAGGAGGTTCGGCCGTTTCTGGAAAACGTCACCCGCGGTCGCGGCGTTCCGCCGGAACGTCTCGACGAGGTGGCCGAGCATTACTACCATTTCGGCGGTGTCTCACCGATCAATGGCATCAATCGTGCCCTGATCGCTGAGATCTCGCGCCAGCTGGAACTGAGCGGACGCCCACTGCCGGTGTTCTTCGGCAACCGCAACTGGCACCCCATGGTGGAAGAAACCGTTGCCGACATGCGCGACAAAGGCGTTCGGCGGGCAGCGGTCTTCACGACCTCTGCCTGGGGCGGTTACTCGGGATGCACCCAATACGTAGAAGACATTGCGCGCGCCCGGGCGGCGGTGGGCGATGGAGCACCCGAGCTGGTCAAGCTTCGTCAGTATTTCGACCACCCCGCGTTGGTGCAGCTGTACGCAGAAGGGGTGACCGCCGCGGTGTCGGGGATGCGGGAGGCACCCCGGCTGGTGTTCACCGCGCATTCCATCCCCATCGCTGCCGACCAGCGGCACGGCCCCGACTTGTACAGCCGACAGGTGCGCTACCTTGCCGAGCTGGTTGCCGAGGCGGCCGGCTACCAGGATTACGATGTGGTGTGGCAGTCTCGCTCCGGCCCACCCCAGGTGCCGTGGCTCGAACCCGACATCGTCGATCATCTTGCAGCACTGAAAGATCGGGGCATTCGCTCCGTCGTGGTATCGCCCATCGGGTTTGTCTCGGACCATCTGGAGGTGGTGTGGGACTTGGACAACGAGGCGCGTGAGTATGCGGCCGAACATGACATCGAATTCGTGCGTGCGGCGACACCGGGTGCGGACGAGCGATTCGCGCGGATGGCGGTCGACTTGATCGCAGAGGTTGCGGACGGCACGCCGCCGCGGCGTGTGGCCGGAGCGAACCCGGTCCCCGGATGCGGGTTCAGCGTGAATGGCGCCCCGTGTTCACCGCTGCACTGCGGTCGCCAGGATGTTTAA
- a CDS encoding VWA domain-containing protein, with the protein MSDLPFFGPMTLTGFTHPWFFLVLLLVAALVGLYVFAQYLREKRVLRFANTELLDSVAPKRPRAWRHAATALLVVGLMVLTIALAGPSHDVRIPRNRAVVMLVIDVSRSMESTDVAPNRLGAAKEAGKEFARNLTPGINLGLIAYAGTATVLVSPTTNRDATVNALDNLQLADRTATGEGIFTALQAIATVGAVIGGGDKPPPARIVLMSDGKETVPSNPDNPKGAYTAARTAKDQQVPISTIAFGTKDGYVEINGQRQNVPYAPDMMEKVAKLSGGETYTASTLGQLKEVYANLQQQIGYETIRGDASVGWLRLGALLVLAAAFVGLVINRRLPN; encoded by the coding sequence ATGAGTGATCTGCCGTTCTTCGGGCCGATGACTCTCACGGGCTTTACCCACCCGTGGTTCTTCCTGGTCCTGCTGCTGGTGGCCGCGCTGGTCGGTTTGTATGTGTTTGCGCAGTATCTGCGCGAGAAGCGGGTGCTGCGATTCGCCAACACCGAGCTGCTGGATTCGGTCGCCCCGAAACGTCCGCGCGCCTGGCGGCACGCGGCCACCGCGCTGCTGGTGGTGGGCCTGATGGTGCTGACCATCGCGCTCGCCGGGCCAAGCCATGACGTGCGGATTCCCCGGAACCGTGCCGTGGTGATGCTCGTCATCGACGTCTCGCGGTCCATGGAATCGACCGACGTCGCCCCCAACCGTCTGGGGGCCGCGAAGGAAGCCGGTAAGGAGTTCGCCCGCAACCTGACCCCGGGCATCAACCTGGGTCTGATCGCGTACGCGGGTACCGCGACGGTGCTGGTCTCGCCGACCACCAACCGCGACGCGACCGTCAACGCGTTGGACAACCTGCAGCTTGCGGATCGGACCGCCACGGGTGAGGGCATCTTCACGGCACTGCAGGCCATCGCGACAGTGGGCGCGGTCATCGGCGGCGGCGACAAGCCACCGCCCGCGCGCATCGTGTTGATGTCCGACGGTAAGGAAACGGTGCCGTCGAACCCGGATAACCCCAAGGGTGCCTACACGGCGGCGCGCACCGCCAAGGATCAGCAGGTGCCGATTTCGACGATCGCGTTCGGCACCAAGGACGGGTATGTCGAGATCAACGGGCAGCGCCAGAACGTGCCCTACGCCCCCGACATGATGGAGAAGGTGGCCAAGTTGTCGGGCGGAGAGACCTATACGGCCTCCACGCTCGGTCAGCTCAAGGAGGTGTACGCCAACCTGCAGCAGCAGATCGGGTACGAGACCATCCGCGGCGATGCCAGTGTCGGATGGTTGCGTCTGGGTGCTCTGTTGGTGCTCGCGGCGGCCTTCGTCGGGCTGGTGATCAACCGGCGTCTGCCCAACTGA
- a CDS encoding magnesium transporter MgtE N-terminal domain-containing protein, protein MSTSSNAAVPRVIQFSDLLKAPVVARSGDTVGRLEDVIVRFRGADEYPIVTGYVVDMGGRRVFVSSDAVSAVAPARIELSKNKVDLRGFERRGGEYLLDEDVLDHRFIDVENAELVHAYDIELVESPEGWILARLDTRRPARFFGLIKAGAGQAGRDWKAFEPMIGHGGSLLARRVGGRVNTLKPAEIADLLEDATKEEGGEILDRVRDNPELEADVFEELDSDKASKLFQDMPDAEVAALLGRMRADDAADAIFDLRQSRRRAVLELMPGPQRTKVVTLMGFSPESAGGLMNVDIVSCVLGSSAVDALTAISEAKSLQPEALLKVHVIADNGELVGVVSVIRLLQADRDVPVESIMDDDPVRVSPEADLTDVALLMADYNLALIPVVDEADTVLGVVTYDDVLAALIPEDWRRREPAPRPVRQIASSPDGVSP, encoded by the coding sequence ATGTCTACTTCGAGTAATGCGGCTGTGCCGCGGGTGATCCAATTTTCGGACCTATTGAAGGCCCCGGTAGTCGCACGTTCCGGTGACACAGTAGGCCGATTGGAAGACGTCATCGTTCGGTTCCGTGGGGCAGATGAGTACCCGATCGTCACCGGCTACGTCGTCGACATGGGTGGACGCAGGGTCTTCGTCTCCTCAGACGCGGTTTCCGCTGTGGCGCCTGCACGAATTGAATTGAGTAAGAACAAAGTTGATCTACGCGGCTTTGAACGTCGTGGCGGGGAATACCTGCTCGACGAGGACGTACTCGATCACCGGTTTATCGATGTGGAGAATGCCGAACTGGTGCATGCCTACGATATCGAGCTGGTGGAATCGCCGGAAGGGTGGATTCTTGCTCGACTCGATACACGGCGTCCGGCAAGGTTTTTCGGCCTGATCAAGGCCGGGGCCGGCCAGGCCGGTAGGGACTGGAAGGCCTTTGAGCCGATGATCGGTCACGGCGGTTCCCTGCTGGCACGCCGCGTCGGCGGGAGAGTGAACACCCTCAAACCCGCCGAAATCGCCGACCTACTCGAGGATGCCACCAAGGAAGAGGGCGGCGAGATCCTCGACCGGGTCCGCGACAACCCCGAACTCGAAGCCGATGTATTCGAGGAACTCGACTCCGATAAGGCCAGCAAGCTGTTCCAGGACATGCCCGATGCCGAGGTCGCCGCTCTCCTTGGCAGGATGCGTGCCGATGACGCGGCGGATGCGATCTTCGATCTGCGCCAGTCGCGTCGCCGGGCTGTTTTGGAGCTGATGCCGGGTCCACAACGCACCAAGGTGGTCACGTTGATGGGCTTCAGCCCTGAGTCGGCCGGTGGTCTGATGAACGTCGATATTGTTTCGTGCGTGCTCGGCAGCAGCGCCGTTGATGCGCTTACTGCGATCTCTGAGGCGAAATCCCTACAGCCCGAGGCGCTTCTGAAAGTGCACGTGATCGCCGATAACGGTGAATTGGTGGGTGTCGTGTCGGTGATCCGGCTGCTGCAGGCCGATCGTGACGTCCCCGTGGAATCGATCATGGACGATGATCCGGTGCGGGTCTCCCCGGAGGCCGACCTCACCGATGTCGCGCTGTTGATGGCCGACTACAACCTGGCTTTGATTCCCGTTGTCGATGAGGCAGACACGGTGCTTGGCGTGGTCACCTATGACGATGTGCTGGCCGCGTTGATCCCCGAGGATTGGCGTCGCCGTGAACCGGCTCCGCGTCCGGTGCGCCAGATCGCTTCGAGCCCAGACGGAGTCAGCCCATGA
- a CDS encoding AAA family ATPase, protein MSSPGSPGGGAGYSGGSAGLAPHAPQGATSPALAAEVQNLERAIFEVKRVIVGQDRLVERILVGLLAKGHVLLEGVPGVAKTLAVETFAKVVGGSFSRVQFTPDLVPTDIIGTRIYRQGKEEFDTELGPVVANFLLADEINRAPAKVQSALLEVMAERHVSIGGKTYPMPKPFLVMATQNPIENEGVYPLPEAQRDRFLFKINVDYPTVEEEREIIYRMGVTPPEPKQILSAEALLRLQDLAANNFVHHALVDYVVRVISATRNPAQFGLGDVANWISYGASPRASLGIIASARALALVRGRDYVIPQDVIEVIPDVLRHRLVMSYDALADEVSADTAINRILQTVGLPQVNAVPQQGHSVPPAMVGTNGPAPAAHNAAPR, encoded by the coding sequence ATGTCATCACCAGGGTCACCAGGGGGAGGTGCCGGTTACTCCGGCGGAAGCGCCGGCCTCGCGCCGCACGCCCCGCAGGGTGCGACATCACCGGCCCTGGCCGCCGAGGTGCAGAACCTCGAGCGCGCCATTTTTGAGGTCAAGCGCGTCATCGTGGGTCAGGACAGGCTCGTCGAGCGAATTCTGGTCGGTCTGCTCGCTAAGGGGCACGTGTTGCTCGAAGGTGTGCCCGGTGTTGCCAAGACGCTGGCGGTCGAGACCTTCGCCAAGGTGGTGGGCGGGTCGTTCTCCCGTGTCCAGTTCACCCCGGACCTGGTGCCTACCGACATCATCGGTACCCGCATCTACCGCCAGGGCAAGGAAGAGTTCGACACCGAGCTTGGCCCGGTGGTGGCCAACTTCCTGCTGGCCGACGAGATCAACCGTGCGCCCGCCAAGGTGCAGTCGGCCTTGCTCGAGGTCATGGCCGAGCGGCACGTCTCGATCGGTGGCAAGACCTACCCGATGCCCAAGCCGTTCCTGGTGATGGCCACACAGAACCCGATCGAGAACGAGGGCGTGTATCCGCTTCCGGAAGCACAGCGCGACCGCTTCCTCTTCAAGATCAACGTCGACTACCCGACTGTCGAAGAAGAGCGCGAGATCATCTACCGGATGGGTGTCACGCCGCCGGAGCCTAAGCAGATCCTGTCCGCGGAGGCACTGCTGCGCCTTCAGGATCTGGCCGCCAACAACTTCGTGCACCACGCCCTGGTCGACTACGTGGTTCGGGTTATCTCGGCCACCCGCAACCCGGCGCAGTTCGGGCTGGGCGATGTCGCCAACTGGATCTCCTACGGCGCCAGTCCCCGTGCGTCGCTGGGCATCATCGCGTCGGCCCGGGCGCTGGCGCTGGTTCGTGGACGCGACTACGTGATCCCGCAGGACGTTATCGAGGTCATCCCGGATGTGCTGCGTCACCGCCTGGTAATGAGCTACGACGCACTCGCCGACGAGGTTTCCGCCGACACCGCCATCAACCGGATTCTGCAGACGGTGGGCCTGCCGCAGGTGAATGCCGTGCCGCAGCAAGGGCATTCGGTGCCGCCGGCGATGGTCGGGACGAACGGCCCGGCCCCGGCAGCCCATAACGCCGCGCCCAGGTGA
- the inhA gene encoding NADH-dependent enoyl-ACP reductase InhA yields the protein MAGLLEGKRILVTGIITDSSIAFHIAKVAQEQGAQLVLTGFDRLRLIERITQRLPEPAPLLELNVQDEKHLDSLAERVTEVIGEGNKLDGVVHSIGFMPQTGMGLNPFFEAPFEDVAKGFHISAFSYASLAKAVLPIMNPGGSIVGMDFDPTRAMPFYNWMTVAKSALESVNRFVAREAGAAGIRSNLVAAGPIRTLAMSAIVGGALGEEAGQQMSVLEDGWDQRAPIGWDMKDPTPVAKTVCALLSDWLPATTGDIIFADGGAHTQLL from the coding sequence GTGGCAGGACTACTTGAGGGCAAGCGGATCCTGGTGACGGGCATCATCACCGATTCGTCGATCGCGTTCCACATCGCGAAGGTCGCGCAGGAGCAGGGCGCACAGCTGGTGCTCACCGGATTCGACCGGTTGCGTCTCATCGAGCGCATCACCCAGCGCCTGCCCGAGCCCGCGCCGCTGCTGGAGCTCAATGTGCAGGATGAGAAGCACCTGGACAGCCTTGCCGAGCGGGTCACCGAGGTGATCGGAGAGGGCAACAAGCTGGACGGCGTGGTGCACTCCATCGGTTTCATGCCGCAGACCGGCATGGGGCTGAACCCGTTCTTCGAGGCTCCGTTCGAGGATGTGGCCAAGGGATTTCACATCTCGGCGTTCTCGTATGCCTCGCTGGCCAAGGCTGTGCTGCCCATCATGAACCCGGGCGGCAGCATCGTAGGCATGGACTTCGACCCGACCCGCGCGATGCCGTTCTACAACTGGATGACCGTGGCCAAGAGCGCACTGGAATCGGTAAACCGGTTCGTCGCGCGTGAGGCCGGTGCGGCCGGTATTCGCTCGAATCTGGTTGCCGCCGGTCCCATCCGGACGCTGGCCATGAGCGCGATCGTCGGCGGTGCGCTGGGCGAGGAGGCCGGCCAGCAGATGAGTGTGCTCGAGGATGGCTGGGACCAGCGTGCTCCGATCGGCTGGGACATGAAGGACCCGACACCGGTCGCCAAGACCGTGTGTGCCCTGCTCTCAGACTGGCTGCCCGCCACCACCGGCGACATCATCTTTGCTGACGGCGGCGCGCACACCCAGCTGCTCTAG